A segment of the Lycium ferocissimum isolate CSIRO_LF1 chromosome 5, AGI_CSIRO_Lferr_CH_V1, whole genome shotgun sequence genome:
CCCCCAAGAGTGCAATAGAATACCAAAAAGAGTCCAATTTCAAGCTTATCAAAATATGTCCAGATACATTCGCTTGAGATTAATTGCAAAAAACTCCATATAATGGCCATTATTTCAGAATTTCTACCTTTAGATGTTACGGTCATTATTTAGTCAATGTAACGTTCTGAATATTTCACCTAAATATACACAGACTCATTCCTACGAGAAATGGACCAagacacacaaaatattatccttctttctttctaatAATCAATTGGATTTTTTCTGCTACTAAATCATTCTTTATTGTTTCCGGTTTTAAGTTATAAGCTTGATCAAAGCAGGCTCTAAATCATTCTTTATTGTTTCCGGTCCTAAtttatactaaataaaagtattgaatcttgaaaaatataattgTATCGAATGAAATATTCTGAAGAATAGTATCATCAGCGATATGCCTAAAATTTGAAAAGGATTTCTACAATtatatttcaaataatttttacaaCATTATTAGATTTGAAAGACTAAATCCTTCTTTAGCTACACTGATGCATGCACTATTATTGCTGGTCTTTATTAAATCTTATATCCTTATCTTATTATACCCAATAAAATATATGGGGAAGAGAGGGACACGTAAAAGAAGGATCATAGGCAGCTGCTAATGAACTAAGAACCCATGCCATAATTTTATTGGGATCCGCATTTGATACTTTCATGAAGGATCACGTGTATGATTGAATGGTTTTttagaaacaaataaaaagaaaagtcagAAGAAGTGAAAGTCAATTTATTTGACTGTTTTCCTCCATAACCAGCTAGCATTCAGCTTATTTTATCCATAAAGTTTATCACACCAAGTCAGATCTACCATTTAAATaataagtttaaattttatgcattAGTCGTGTAAAAAGTATTACTACATATAAATTTTTGTACGTTAAATTATTTGCAGATTCGGCAACATAGGTGTATATATCTTAAATCATAGGTTTATAGGTGTATAAGGTCACTTACACTTAATTGTTTTGTGGTCATGAATTTGAACTTATCATAAATGTATGTTATTATTAAAAACAAGGAAAGAGTTAAATTTTCTCCTGAATTATATGAATGGATCTAGATTTAAACTCTTAGTTGAGTTTAGTTGTTAAGAAAATGGACTCGATTTGTCCCTGCTGATTAACGAAATTAATTAGTAAATATAATTGCACATACATCTATATGAGTTAGAAGCCGCAGCTCAGCTCCTAATTCCACAAATCTATCACGTAAGGGGTGAATCTAGAAGTTCAATTATATGGGTTAACTTGAAATTGTTATagaaactcaaaattttttaattttgaatccTCTTTTGTTATCACGCAATATGTGTAGATTCAATTCTCGTTCCATCTTAATTCCAAGGAAGAAATTAAgattacaacaacatactcagtgaaatcccacaatatGGAATTTGGAGAGGATAAAGTGTCTCGAACTTTCTGGAAGGTAAGGAGGAAATTTACGAAAAAAATTGAGGCATTTCGAAAAGCATGACAAAAAATGTCAGATAAGGAAAAACAATTCAAAGTCGTACgaatgaaaataacgaaagcgaaaAAGTCATGATAAATCAGTTTGAAAAAAGAAGCAGAAGCTACCGTAGATAAATAAGAAGGAATAAATTAAGATTGATgtatataattaaagaaattgaCATAtgcaaaccttttttttttttttttttttgagctgaaaatattttatttgaacactttatcatgtgttcaagTGCTGCATTAAAATAGAccataatttaaatatttaagagATTGTACAAGTACGTTACCTTCTCTAATCGTTGGTACGATGTACTAATTAATGATAGTAAAGTCTTACCTAGTCCTACTAATAGTACAAAAACcataacaaccaaaaaaaaaaatcaaacagaGCTTATCCAATACTACAACTCAATTATTATATATATCCCTATACTTCAATCAAAGCAAGAACAGATTTTTAACTGTAACATACCTAACAAATAGTAACAACTCAacactcttcttcttcttcatctctcaaaATAAtcatttccctttcttttctacGACAATGGCAACAAGGAAGAACAAAAACTTCTTGTTCCTAGGTGGAAAAGACAGAATTACCCCTCTACCTTCAAGCACAAGTACCCTCCAGTTTGAATTTGATGAAGCTGAAATGTGGTCCAATTCTGAAGAAATAAATGTTGTTCATAATTCTGAACAAAAAATATCTATACCAAGTTCAAGAATTTCGAAGAAAACTACGAAAAAAGGCGATAGGAGGGCAATTTCGTCAACATCATTGCCTGTTAATATACCAGACTGGTCTAAAATACTAGGTAATGATCAGAAGGGCAGTTTTGGAaataatgatgttgttggttatgattatgatgatgacgTGGATTTCGATTATGAAAGTAGAATACCCCCACATGAATATTTAGCAAGGACAAGAGTTGCTTCATTTTCAGTACATGAAGGAATTGGAAGGACATTAAAAGGAAGAGATTTAAGTAGAGTTAGAAATGCTATTTGGAAACAAACTGGTTTTGAAGATTAGTGAAAGTAGCCTTGATTAATTAGTAGTGAAGGgtaattatgtttttttttttttttttttggggttttttattGGAttaatgggttttttttttcttttgttgtaagTTTTGGGGTTAAATGGACTGATCCTCTGGTTTTGGTGGTTATTTTTTGGCTGTGACTTCAACTCAGAGGATTTAATGTAAGTTTGTATTATTAGATTTTCTAATTAGCTTGTAATTTTGTACTTGATGAGTTTTGGGGATCAACTATGTAGTGATTAATTtaatttgtctttttttttttcctgataaATAATAGacatttttctttcatctttcttgctttggTGTAAATACTTTTTTGAGTAGGGTGAGAAATGCTATTTGGAAACAAAGTGGTTTTCAAGATTAGTGCTAATTCTTGATTAATTAGCAGTGAAGGCTAATtatgtttttttgtttgtttttttttttgtttattggaTTAAtggatttttgttttttgttttttgtaagTTTTGGGGTTAGATGGATTGATCCTCTGGTTTAGATGGTTATCTTTTAGTTTTGACTTCAATTCAGAGGATTTAATCTAACTTTGTGTTATTAGATTTTCTGATTAGTTTGTAATTTTGAACTTGATGAGTTTTGGGGACGGTTTTGTAGGATTTTATTAACTATGTAGTaactaattttaattgattttctcTGATTAATACAAATAACattgttcttcatctttctagCTTAGTGTAgataccttcttttttttttttttttttttttttttttgccttttttagTAAGTTTTGGGGTTAGATGGGTGTATCCTCTATGTTTTGATGGTTATCTTTTAGTTGTGACTTCAACTCTAGTTTGTAATTTTGAACTTGATGAGTTTTGGGGATTGCGTTGTAGGATATTATCAATTATGagtaattaagtttttttttttttttttcatgattaATAATATACATTGTTCtttcatctttcttgctttggTGTGAATACTTTTTGAGTAGTGTGagaaatgtcatttgaaaacAAAGTGGTTTTGAGGATTAGTTCTAATTCTTAATTAATTAGCAGTGAATTTGGGGGGTGGGATAATTATAATTTGGGTAAATTTGAGCATCCCTGAGGTTTGGGCTTAATGTATTTAACATCCCTTGTGGTTTGAGATATTACGTTTCATAAAagcatttttattcttttgtaacGAAACTaatttaaatgataaattatctATAATATCCCGAAACTACCCTTATCTACCACCTTTTGCTAAATGTAAACCTCCTCTctaatttctaaaaaaataaaaagtatttcAAGGACTGATAACTtgatataaaagcaaaatattaaattccTTGGCATGTTTATATGTTATGCCATCTCTGCAAATTAAAGCTGTAAGTGACCTATTTTTTTCCTCAAAGAAAAAGTAGATATATTTCTTAATCAAATTGGATGGAGTTAGAATGTATCTAATAGAATATCATTCTCTAACAATTTTACCTCAGATAATCATAAATTgatgacaaaaataaataaattacgtACCTTACCTGATAATTGGATTTATTGATGGATTTTGCAAAGATTGAAGAAAATAGTATGCCATATTTAATGTTAAAGTAGGTCTATAGATCGTAAGTTActttttattgaatttgttgTGGTTCACTTACATTTTTTCATTTACTAAAtgataattaaaattttaaaattatgagcTGAAGTTAAAGGAGTAATCACAAGTCAATGCGAGAACATCACTGATTCATCGTTTAGGCATATAAATCAATGCAAGGACAAATGAACTAGATACCtagttgttattttttattcGCAAAAGCTAAAATGAATAACAAAAATTTTTATGTGCAAGAATTGCGGGTTGCTACGTAATAAACTAAAACGAAATATTAATtccttgattttttatttttttttagttttttttagaaattagaGAGGAGGTTTACATTTAAGTGGCAGATAAGGGTAGTTTCGGAACTTTATGGACAATATATCATTTAAATTAGTTTCgttacaaaaatattaaaatagggGAGGTGAACGTAATATCTCAAACTACAAGGGAGGTTAGTGTTACAAAGTCAAACCTCAGGGGAGGTCTTTGATATTAACCCTTATAATTTTTGTTTAGTTATTTGGGGCTGTCAATTGGattaatggttttttttttttttttttttttttttttttttttggggctaCATTAATCCTCTGtttttttgatgttgatcttttaGTTGTGACTTCAACTCAGAGGATTAAAGAATCCTATGGATTTTCTAATTAGTTTGTAAATTTAAACTTGATGAGCTTTTGGGATTGTGTTGTAGGATTTTATCAAcaagtaattaattttttttttctccgatTAATGATATACATTATTCCtcatctttcttgcttttgTGTAAGTACTTTTTTGCTTTTATGACCTTTGATTTGCTTTTCACCAGAAcacatttttcataaaaaagaagagagaattaAAGTAAAGTATATAGTTATGTTCTTGGGCCTATTGTTGTCTTCTTGATGTGGTAGTTTCATTTTTGGGTGAACTTAAACTTAAATGAGAGAAAATATGGAAAGATTGAAGGAGAGCCTTGAACAAAGATAAAATTATTTCCGTGTGATTTACAGATCATGGTTATTACTTACAAGTTGTGGAATCAATTATTGATATCTACATCATGTCGGGATAAAGCTAACtacattatatatttttgaagtACGGTTCATTTCCTGACCTTATTTGAATTAAGATGCGGTTCTTCTCTGAACTTTTCTTAAATTTGAGTACATCTTTTTTACGAATCTTGTTTGAACGCGAAATGTTTTGTGCTCGGatatggaaaaattaaaaaaggaaatGTATGTGAG
Coding sequences within it:
- the LOC132057291 gene encoding protein S40-4-like, which translates into the protein MATRKNKNFLFLGGKDRITPLPSSTSTLQFEFDEAEMWSNSEEINVVHNSEQKISIPSSRISKKTTKKGDRRAISSTSLPVNIPDWSKILGNDQKGSFGNNDVVGYDYDDDVDFDYESRIPPHEYLARTRVASFSVHEGIGRTLKGRDLSRVRNAIWKQTGFED